In Parasteatoda tepidariorum isolate YZ-2023 chromosome 2, CAS_Ptep_4.0, whole genome shotgun sequence, one DNA window encodes the following:
- the LOC107452752 gene encoding isocitrate dehydrogenase [NADP], mitochondrial isoform X2: protein MASAVAKISRSVLKSSSGSIKKSRSIVSTLQDRNYGTDRRITVDKPVVELDGDEMTRVIWEKIKEKLIFPYLKIECLYYDLGLPYRDQTNDQVTLDAAMAIKKHNVGIKCATITPDEARVEEFKLKKMWPSPNGTVRNILGGTVFREPIICKSIPRLVPGWTKAIVIGRHAHGDQYKCTDFVVEKPGRVELLYTPHDGSEARKIEVFNFQQTGGVVMGMYNTDDSIKGFAKSCFEYAVMKKWPLYLSTKNTILKSYDGRFKDIFQEIYDRDYKSKFESLGIWYEHRLIDDMVAQALKSSGGFVWACKNYDGDVQSDVVAQGYGSLGLMTSVLVCPDGKTIESEAAHGTVTRHYREHQKGNPTSTNPIASIFAWTRGLEHRAKLDGNQDLKKFCKVLEKACVDTVDAGKMTKDLAGCIHGLKNVKESDYLYTMDFLEAIAQELEKQLKL from the exons atggCTAGTGCTGTAGCAAAAATCTCTCGATCTGTGTTGAAAAGCTCTTCGGGAAGCATCAAAAAGTCTAGATCAATTGTCAGCACATTACAAGATCGCAatt aTGGCACTGATCGCCGTATCACAGTGGACAAGCCCGTTGTGGAGTTGGATGGTGATGAAATGACCAGAGTGATCTGGGAGAAGATCAAAGAAAAACTCATCTTTCCATACCTGAAGATTGAATGTCTATACTATGATCTTGGTCTGCCTTACAGAGACCAAACAAATGATCAAGTCACTTTAGATGCTGCCATGGCCATCAAGAAGCACAATGTTGGTATCAAGTGTGCAACAATTACTCCTGATGAAGCTAGAGTTGAAG aatttaaattgaagaaaatgtgGCCTAGTCCAAATGGTACTGTTAGGAATATCCTGGGAGGTACTGTGTTCAGAGAACCAATTATTTGTAAATCTATTCCACGTTTAGTACCTGGATGGACCAAAGCAATTGTGATCGGAAGACATGCCCATGGCGACCAg tacaaaTGCACAGACTTTGTTGTTGAAAAACCTGGCCGAGTTGAACTTCTATACACACCCCATGACGGTAGTGAGGCAAGAAAAATAGAAGTGTTCAATTTCCAGCAAACAGGAGGTGTTGTAATGGGAATGTATAACACAGATGAC TCCATCAAGGGTTTTGCCAAAAGCTGCTTCGAATATGCTGTAATGAAAAAATGGCCACTCTATCTCAGTACCAAAAATACAATTCTCAAGAGCTATGATGGAAGGTTCAAAGatattttccaagaaatttatGACAG ggattacaaaagtaaatttgaatccCTTGGCATCTGGTATGAACATCGTCTTATTGATGATATGGTTGCTCAAGCTCTAAAATCCTCTGGAGGATTTGTATGGGCATGCAAAAATTACGATGGAGATGTACAATCTGATGTTGTTGCTcaag gtTATGGCTCATTAGGTTTGATGACCAGTGTTCTAGTGTGCCCAGATGGTAAAACAATTGAATCTGAAGCTGCTCATGGTACTGTAACAAGGCATTACAGGGAACATCAAAag GGTAACCCTACAAGTACAAATCCTATTGCTAGTATATTTGCATGGACTAGAGGTTTAGAACACAGAGCAAAGCTGGATGGcaatcaagatttaaaaaa gttttgCAAGGTCCTTGAAAAAGCTTGTGTAGACACTGTTGATGCTGGTAAAATGACAAAAGATTTAGCTGGTTGTATTCATGGCCTGAAAaa tgtgaAAGAATCTGACTATTTGTATACCATGGATTTCTTAGAAGCTATTGCCCAAGAATTGGAGAAGCAGCTAAAACTATGA
- the LOC107452750 gene encoding Golgi SNAP receptor complex member 2, with translation MDILYHRTHALMEEVHRHFGRLQRCPQDECHLIEQEIQSLLATINDNCSKLDILVNKELPHRRVSARVQADQLKYDCRHYQTSLQNAIHRRMVQEQEAREREELLTKKFSTNEENTAIMIDHSLQHNSSLQNAHRGMDELLGSGSSVLQNLREQKVSLKGAHKKILDIANTLGMSNTVMRLIEKRAYQDKYVLFGGMFVTCVIMFLVVKYLT, from the coding sequence ATGGATATATTATATCACAGAACTCATGCCCTTATGGAAGAAGTCCACCGGCATTTCGGCCGTCTTCAACGCTGTCCTCAAGATGAGTGTCACTTAATTGAACAAGAGATACAATCCCTTTTAGCCACTATCAATGATAATTGTTCTAAATTAGATATATTAGTCAATAAAGAGCTGCCACATCGGCGGGTGTCAGCCAGGGTTCAGGCTGATCAATTGAAATATGATTGTCGCCATTATCAAACCTCCTTACAGAATGCCATTCACAGACGAATGGTACAGGAACAGGAAGCTcgtgaaagagaagaacttctTACTAAAAAGTTCTCTACGAATGAAGAGAATACGGCTATAATGATAGATCATTCCTTGCAGCATAACTCAAGTTTGCAGAATGCTCATAGAGGAATGGATGAGCTATTAGGATCTGGTTCCAGTGTTTTGCAGAACTTGCGCGAGCAAAAGGTGTCTTTAAAAGGTGCtcacaagaaaattttagacatAGCAAATACGTTAGGTATGTCTAACACAGTTATGAGGCTGATAGAGAAGCGCGCCTATCAagataaatatgttttgtttggTGGAATGTTTGTGACGTGTGTCATCATGTTTTTAGTCGTTAAATACTTGACTTGA
- the LOC107452749 gene encoding vesicle transport protein SEC20, producing the protein MFKTNANPNDHSYDETTVRIIQQDIVKSDLQAKALIQDIRECTGSVEILNTLNKEISEQLKSMRNSIEELENLAREQDKDTDKHNLLKEVEKYHKLYAANQFALRKANLSCLALIDKQNKEELFERSEPRKRTRADKESLAKQSSSITDNLMAISNMMANQVKQSEEALHTLVNSSSIVQETGEEFKTMGNFIHQSKSLLQKYGRREVTDRVLIILATIFFFACVFYVVQKRLF; encoded by the coding sequence atgtTTAAAACTAACGCTAATCCGAATGATCACTCATACGATGAAACAACAGTGCGGATAATACAACAAGACATCGTTAAATCAGATTTACAGGCAAAAGCTTTGATACAAGACATACGTGAATGCACAGGATctgttgaaatattgaatactctaaataaagaaatttcagaacAACTGAAATCTATGAGGAATTCTATCGAGGAACTTGAAAACTTAGCACGCGAACAAGATAAGGATACAGAcaagcataatttattaaaagaggttgaaaaatatcataaattatacGCCGCTAATCAATTTGCGTtgagaaaagcaaatttatcctGCCTCGCTCTCAtcgataaacaaaataaagaagaacTGTTTGAAAGATCGGAACCTAGAAAACGTACTAGAGCGGACAAAGAAAGTTTAGCAAAACAATCGTCTTCTATCACTGATAATTTAATGGCTATCAGCAACATGATGGCTAACCAAGTAAAACAAAGTGAAGAAGCTTTGCACACGCTGGTCAATTCCTCATCTATAGTGCAAGAAACTGGTGAAGAATTTAAAACCATGGGAAATTTTATTCACCAGTCAAAAAGTCTTCTGCAGAAATATGGTCGAAGAGAAGTGACAGATCGGGTTTTGATTATACTAgccacaatatttttttttgcttgtgtATTTTATGTGGTACAAAAGAGATTATTTTGA
- the LOC107452752 gene encoding isocitrate dehydrogenase [NADP], mitochondrial isoform X1 has protein sequence MASAVAKISRSVLKSSSGSIKKSRSIVSTLQDRNYGTDRRITVDKPVVELDGDEMTRVIWEKIKEKLIFPYLKIECLYYDLGLPYRDQTNDQVTLDAAMAIKKHNVGIKCATITPDEARVEEFKLKKMWPSPNGTVRNILGGTVFREPIICKSIPRLVPGWTKAIVIGRHAHGDQYKCTDFVVEKPGRVELLYTPHDGSEARKIEVFNFQQTGGVVMGMYNTDDSIKGFAKSCFEYAVMKKWPLYLSTKNTILKSYDGRFKDLFQEIYDRDYKSKFESLGIWYEHRLIDDMVAQALKSSGGFVWACKNYDGDVQSDVVAQGYGSLGLMTSVLVCPDGKTIESEAAHGTVTRHFREHQKGNPTSTNPIASIFAWTRGLEHRAKLDGNQDLKKFCKVLEKACVDTVDAGKMTKDLAGCIHGLKNVKESDYLYTMDFLEAIAQELEKQLKL, from the exons atggCTAGTGCTGTAGCAAAAATCTCTCGATCTGTGTTGAAAAGCTCTTCGGGAAGCATCAAAAAGTCTAGATCAATTGTCAGCACATTACAAGATCGCAatt aTGGCACTGATCGCCGTATCACAGTGGACAAGCCCGTTGTGGAGTTGGATGGTGATGAAATGACCAGAGTGATCTGGGAGAAGATCAAAGAAAAACTCATCTTTCCATACCTGAAGATTGAATGTCTATACTATGATCTTGGTCTGCCTTACAGAGACCAAACAAATGATCAAGTCACTTTAGATGCTGCCATGGCCATCAAGAAGCACAATGTTGGTATCAAGTGTGCAACAATTACTCCTGATGAAGCTAGAGTTGAAG aatttaaattgaagaaaatgtgGCCTAGTCCAAATGGTACTGTTAGGAATATCCTGGGAGGTACTGTGTTCAGAGAACCAATTATTTGTAAATCTATTCCACGTTTAGTACCTGGATGGACCAAAGCAATTGTGATCGGAAGACATGCCCATGGCGACCAg tacaaaTGCACAGACTTTGTTGTTGAAAAACCTGGCCGAGTTGAACTTCTATACACACCCCATGACGGTAGTGAGGCAAGAAAAATAGAAGTGTTCAATTTCCAGCAAACAGGAGGTGTTGTAATGGGAATGTATAACACAGATGAC tCCATCAAGGGTTTTGCCAAAAGCTGCTTTGAATATGCTGTAATGAAAAAATGGCCACTCTATCTCAGTACCAAAAATACAATTCTCAAGAGCTATGATGGAAGGTTCAAAGATCTTTTCCAAGAAATTTATGACAG ggattacaaaagtaaatttgaatccCTTGGTATCTGGTATGAACATCGTCTTATTGATGATATGGTTGCTCAAGCTCTGAAATCCTCTGGAGGATTTGTATGggcatgtaaaaattatgatggaGATGTACAATCTGATGTTGTCGCTcaag gtTATGGCTCATTAGGTTTGATGACCAGTGTTCTAGTGTGCCCGGATGGCAAAACAATTGAATCTGAAGCTGCTCATGGTACTGTAACAAGGCATTTCAGGGAACATCAAAag GGTAACCCTACAAGTACAAATCCTATTGCTAGTATATTTGCATGGACTAGAGGTTTAGAACACAGAGCAAAGCTGGATGGcaatcaagatttaaaaaa gttttgCAAGGTCCTTGAAAAAGCTTGTGTAGACACTGTTGATGCTGGTAAAATGACAAAAGATTTAGCTGGTTGTATTCATGGCCTGAAAaa tgtgaAAGAATCTGACTATTTGTATACCATGGATTTCTTAGAAGCTATTGCCCAAGAATTGGAGAAGCAGCTAAAACTATGA